From Geomonas agri, one genomic window encodes:
- a CDS encoding NAD-dependent epimerase/dehydratase family protein encodes MNILIDGATGFLGGKVTTMLVELGHDVSIIKRTSSNTTSIDHIRNCKFYDIDTCDKETIFSESSKFDVVIHLATDYGRAGNGFSGVIQANLMLPLELMSLSVKYGVEFFINTDTYYNRPGSQSYHLAPYSLTKRQIVEWGKLLAVQKKLHFINVKLQHMFGAGEGASKFTTSLIRDCVRDVDEVKLTDGIQRRDFIYIDDVVAAYKTILLQLPYDDFFVDYDVGTGISTSIRDFALLVKKATKTRTHLNFGAIPNRENEITDSCADTTLLRSLGWTAQVELEEGVDRIIQYETISKYNDSDL; translated from the coding sequence ATGAACATTTTGATAGATGGAGCAACTGGTTTCTTGGGTGGTAAAGTTACAACTATGCTAGTTGAACTAGGACATGATGTTTCTATTATCAAAAGAACATCTTCTAACACCACGAGCATAGACCATATCAGAAACTGTAAATTTTATGATATTGACACATGTGACAAAGAGACTATTTTTAGTGAAAGCAGCAAGTTTGATGTAGTGATACACTTAGCTACTGATTATGGCCGTGCAGGTAATGGTTTTTCAGGGGTTATTCAAGCAAATTTGATGCTTCCTCTGGAACTTATGAGCCTCAGTGTAAAATATGGGGTGGAGTTTTTCATTAATACTGACACTTATTACAACAGGCCTGGCAGTCAATCCTACCATCTCGCCCCCTACTCTTTAACGAAGCGCCAGATTGTTGAATGGGGCAAATTGCTTGCTGTTCAAAAAAAATTACATTTTATCAATGTAAAGCTTCAACATATGTTTGGGGCTGGCGAAGGGGCTTCGAAATTTACTACAAGCTTGATCCGCGATTGCGTTAGGGACGTTGATGAAGTGAAACTTACTGATGGTATTCAAAGACGCGACTTTATTTATATTGACGATGTAGTGGCAGCGTATAAAACAATTCTATTGCAACTACCATATGATGATTTTTTTGTTGACTATGATGTAGGTACTGGGATATCCACTTCAATAAGAGATTTTGCGTTATTGGTAAAAAAAGCTACAAAAACAAGGACCCACCTCAATTTCGGAGCTATACCAAATCGTGAAAATGAAATAACTGATTCTTGTGCAGACACAACTCTACTTAGAAGTTTGGGATGGACCGCACAAGTAGAGTTAGAAGAGGGAGTTGACAGGATCATACAGTATGAAACCATTTCTAAGTATAACGATTCCGACTTATAA
- a CDS encoding glycosyltransferase family 2 protein, whose product MKPFLSITIPTYNRCETLKANLSKIVEELDSEIEILVSDNASTDGTEALCRQYQERFSFFNYHRNEFNLGYDLNVLNCVELCSGHYIWFLSDDDFVNGKLIKEVVAELKKEKPDGALINATVVNPQSGIVLIDNLGGCNTDYLTLVGTAEFIDYSKWATLISSLIVRRDLIEFNPLSEHVGSCFIQVPLFWRALYQRRLYVLGSKRIIKNDGIGDNFNQHSSKLWLLNWIATISSLCDLYTLESCRRAATSLYPKAFYAPGSLVMHVIQARGGGVLSSSNKKVVVDGLDINFAQRLLIDAIVYVPVSLVDCLFWIARRFARVVRTARRRLDCA is encoded by the coding sequence ATGAAACCATTTCTAAGTATAACGATTCCGACTTATAATAGATGTGAGACACTCAAAGCGAATCTTTCAAAGATCGTTGAAGAACTAGATAGTGAGATAGAGATTCTTGTTTCAGATAACGCGTCGACGGATGGGACGGAGGCGCTATGCAGGCAATACCAGGAGAGGTTCTCTTTTTTTAACTACCACCGAAATGAATTTAATCTGGGTTATGACCTAAATGTTTTGAATTGCGTAGAATTGTGTTCCGGACACTATATTTGGTTTTTAAGCGATGATGATTTCGTAAATGGCAAACTTATAAAGGAAGTCGTTGCAGAGCTAAAAAAAGAAAAACCCGATGGTGCTCTTATTAATGCGACAGTGGTAAATCCACAATCAGGCATAGTCTTAATTGATAATTTAGGTGGCTGCAATACTGACTATCTGACGTTGGTAGGCACGGCAGAATTCATCGATTACTCGAAATGGGCGACCCTCATCTCTTCCCTAATAGTCCGAAGAGACTTGATAGAATTTAATCCTCTATCAGAACACGTTGGGTCGTGTTTTATCCAAGTTCCATTGTTCTGGCGTGCTTTGTACCAGCGTCGTCTCTATGTGCTTGGATCGAAACGAATAATTAAAAACGACGGTATAGGTGATAATTTCAACCAGCACTCAAGCAAGCTTTGGTTGCTGAACTGGATTGCCACCATATCTTCGTTGTGTGATCTGTATACACTCGAAAGTTGTAGACGAGCAGCGACTAGTCTTTATCCTAAAGCTTTTTACGCACCCGGGAGTTTGGTTATGCATGTGATTCAGGCGAGGGGGGGCGGAGTGTTGAGCTCTTCGAATAAGAAAGTTGTAGTTGATGGACTTGATATCAACTTTGCCCAGCGTCTACTTATTGATGCCATTGTTTACGTGCCGGTAAGTCTCGTGGATTGTCTCTTCTGGATCGCGAGAAGGTTTGCCAGAGTTGTCCGGACAGCCAGACGGAGACTTGACTGTGCCTGA
- a CDS encoding glycosyltransferase family 2 protein: MPDKIKISLVVLAGRDRENLKRFLASLVQVTELPHEVVVVFDVQHHGTPDPLPTISGCEVVGLKFEGDKRQPQMRNVGLKASTGDFIWFVDDDVSLDPNSIEQLMLLLKDIRDTGKIGAISGRIVEPPSFDVRRLSRPIYLSLFRGAVGWFNYDTFSFPKDKFQLVKGTSGTLYPIVPFVQGTSMVFRKCYLDEIGGFDEDLGVGYASFEDSEPCFAMHRKGWLTIFCGDFVLTHHKLPRIGGNGRGYDDYQYSSYLVRNYCISLLKNKYPSFTLALTYFSVFCVVHVVRVAYYNLKNRHIINSVAILWSSLICVLNGVKMGVSAGREAKWKRLNSAV, translated from the coding sequence GTGCCTGATAAGATTAAAATCTCTCTAGTTGTTCTTGCAGGGCGGGACCGGGAAAATTTGAAGCGTTTTCTTGCTTCGCTTGTCCAGGTAACCGAGCTGCCTCATGAAGTAGTTGTAGTTTTTGATGTCCAGCATCATGGAACGCCCGATCCATTGCCTACTATTAGCGGATGCGAAGTAGTAGGGTTGAAGTTCGAGGGTGACAAAAGGCAGCCACAGATGAGGAATGTCGGGCTAAAGGCGTCGACAGGCGATTTCATCTGGTTTGTTGACGATGATGTAAGTCTTGATCCGAACTCCATTGAACAACTTATGCTGCTGTTGAAAGACATAAGGGATACAGGAAAAATCGGTGCTATATCCGGGCGAATAGTCGAACCCCCTTCATTCGATGTCAGACGCCTGTCTCGCCCAATCTACTTGTCCTTATTTAGAGGTGCTGTTGGCTGGTTTAATTATGACACCTTCTCATTTCCCAAAGACAAGTTCCAACTTGTCAAGGGCACTTCTGGTACTTTATACCCCATAGTCCCATTTGTGCAGGGTACCAGTATGGTTTTCAGAAAATGCTACCTAGATGAAATCGGTGGGTTTGATGAAGACCTTGGTGTAGGCTACGCCAGTTTTGAGGATTCCGAGCCATGTTTTGCCATGCACCGCAAAGGTTGGCTCACTATCTTTTGCGGGGATTTTGTCTTGACTCACCACAAGCTGCCAAGGATTGGTGGTAACGGGCGAGGGTATGACGATTACCAATATTCCTCCTATCTAGTTCGAAACTACTGTATTTCTCTCCTCAAAAACAAATATCCCTCCTTCACGCTGGCCTTGACCTATTTTTCAGTTTTTTGTGTTGTGCACGTGGTTAGGGTTGCATACTACAACTTGAAAAATCGACATATAATTAATTCAGTTGCCATCTTATGGAGTTCTTTGATTTGTGTGCTAAATGGTGTGAAGATGGGGGTGTCCGCCGGCAGGGAAGCAAAATGGAAACGGCTAAACTCGGCGGTATAG
- a CDS encoding lipopolysaccharide biosynthesis protein: MEMIILQAASAFFILLRMLVIIKLGGVGSFGIFSVIATIITFLTIPCQFLNNQRIQVVLVKLGQVERRSMLNAGFVVSILLSSIASLLVFTLGPLYKELNNFCDFRLWSCAVASAVIFSFFSNCCELKALSESRLVLYYVIIAISSFFGFASSLILLNMDVKYVVFIPSFYFAASSLSYIIYNLVFLKDTFWDFESKANYRTLLLYVKESWSLSIIPFYNTLLDFSVRTLALSWIGALGLGYFQTIVSVEAMIGNIFLSGFYKKTLINTTNGVAFNFKNVFKAVLVFTTIPVLGILLLNAGNLLFHFKHAIFDVVVPLILVCLLRFPWNIWGAIGQALIVYGRYRLVSRVEVLTKTLVSGIFLGLAFFYHFDVYGYVLAVACSSILMWWIVVRTSALIFQSADIDL; the protein is encoded by the coding sequence GTGGAAATGATAATTTTACAGGCGGCTTCTGCGTTTTTTATATTATTACGAATGCTTGTAATAATTAAGCTCGGAGGTGTTGGCTCATTTGGGATTTTTAGTGTAATTGCTACCATCATTACTTTTTTGACCATTCCCTGCCAATTTTTAAATAATCAACGAATTCAAGTAGTTTTAGTTAAGTTGGGTCAAGTGGAGCGTCGATCGATGCTCAATGCCGGTTTTGTTGTAAGTATCCTTTTGTCATCCATTGCATCCTTGTTAGTTTTTACTTTAGGGCCATTGTACAAAGAATTGAATAATTTTTGTGATTTCAGGTTATGGTCATGTGCAGTTGCATCAGCGGTTATTTTTTCTTTTTTCAGCAATTGCTGCGAACTCAAGGCTCTGTCCGAAAGCCGTCTGGTATTATACTATGTTATAATTGCCATCAGTTCCTTCTTTGGTTTTGCTTCGTCATTGATTTTATTAAATATGGATGTCAAATACGTAGTTTTTATTCCGTCGTTTTATTTTGCAGCATCATCCCTGAGTTATATTATATATAATTTAGTATTTTTAAAAGATACCTTTTGGGACTTTGAATCGAAAGCAAACTACAGAACTTTATTGTTATATGTAAAGGAATCGTGGTCGTTAAGTATTATCCCTTTTTACAACACATTGTTGGACTTTTCAGTCAGGACGCTTGCACTTTCTTGGATCGGGGCATTAGGCTTGGGATATTTTCAGACCATTGTATCTGTAGAAGCTATGATTGGTAATATTTTTCTGAGTGGTTTTTACAAGAAGACTCTTATTAATACTACCAACGGTGTTGCTTTTAACTTTAAGAACGTTTTCAAGGCTGTGTTAGTATTCACAACAATCCCTGTTCTAGGTATTTTGCTTTTAAATGCTGGCAACCTTCTTTTTCATTTTAAACACGCGATCTTTGATGTTGTTGTCCCCTTAATTTTAGTTTGTTTACTTAGATTCCCTTGGAATATTTGGGGCGCAATAGGGCAAGCATTAATTGTTTATGGTCGGTATCGTTTAGTATCAAGAGTTGAGGTCCTGACCAAAACCCTAGTTTCAGGGATTTTTCTTGGTTTAGCCTTTTTCTACCACTTTGATGTGTACGGTTACGTTTTAGCTGTTGCGTGTTCCTCAATTCTGATGTGGTGGATAGTTGTTAGAACTAGCGCATTGATCTTTCAAAGTGCCGATATTGATTTGTAA